One genomic window of Tachypleus tridentatus isolate NWPU-2018 chromosome 12, ASM421037v1, whole genome shotgun sequence includes the following:
- the LOC143234306 gene encoding bursicon-like, whose amino-acid sequence MVPFLKTSTTVFYWAATLVVLLTSLCSVTARLEECQLRPVIHVLKHSGCIPKPIPSFACQGTCSSYVQVSGSKFWQVERSCMCCQEMGEREASIGIFCPQTRPRFRRIITRAPVDCMCRPCTAVDEKSVQAQEIVSLLKDSKIVDELM is encoded by the exons ATGGTTCCTTTCCTCAAGACCAGTACAACTGTCTTCTATTGGGCAGCTACTCTCGTGGTATTGTTGACGTCATTGTGTTCTGTCACAGCTCGATTGGAAGAATGTCAGTTGAGACCTGTTATTCACGTCCTGAAACATTCAGGATGTATTCCTAAACCAATTCCATCATTTGCTTGTCAAGGAACATGTTCCTCTTACGTTCAG GTTTCCGGGTCCAAGTTTTGGCAAGTGGAACGGTCTTGCATGTGTTGTCAAGAGATGGGAGAAAGAGAGGCCAGCATCGGAATTTTCTGCCCTCAGACAAGACCTCGATTCCGTAGGATAATTACACGTGCTCCCGTGGACTGCATGTGCCGACCCTGCACAGCCGTAGACGAAAAGTCCGTTCAAGCACAGGAAATAGTGAGCTTACTGAAAGACAGCAAAATCGTGGACGAACTGATGTAA